In Deltaproteobacteria bacterium, a single window of DNA contains:
- a CDS encoding FeoB-associated Cys-rich membrane protein yields the protein MTINIDTVAVIVIVALTAVIVGFKIYRAFRKTSSKEGSKSGCSGCSGSCHK from the coding sequence ATGACTATAAATATAGATACCGTCGCGGTGATTGTTATTGTGGCGCTTACTGCGGTCATTGTTGGCTTCAAGATCTATCGAGCCTTTCGAAAGACGTCTTCCAAGGAGGGAAGCAAATCGGGTTGTAGTGGCTGTTCAGGATCTTGCCACAAATAA